The Mesorhizobium koreense genome includes a window with the following:
- a CDS encoding ABC transporter permease: protein MVVATGVAPLVTGIVARPSRKIGLLLVYAATIAALLVLTVSPMVWLLIGSLKLKGGGYGLANYFQLTGTFSSLTVMMNSWIFALGAAAAATVTGVVLAVLVARTDVPFKRLARLSAILAFVSPPWLTAMAYVYIASPNTGFANQILDRIVGVKPFDVQSMTGMIFVTALFLYAFVFLTVEAALTSVDGSFEEAARVAGARPFMVVRTVTLPLVTPAIVSSAAFSIIISWGLFAVPAILGMPARIYVFSTQLYLYLSSFPPRLELAAAMGVTFVVIAMAVGLLIWAARRRRRYGDNFAVVVGKGARAAAVPLRRWRPVAGIFVLLLMILSVVGPYLVVLWMSLNTNWFGQGGLSDLSLANFRYVIFEYFAFRQVTGNSLKVAAMEVVIVLLVATAVSYLMRRTTLPGRALVQGAAMYTLLVPSVAFVTAVMWAWVGSPIGLYGGLVLIAMTQAARTLPIATRNIGDGFGQIDRALEEAASVCGAGRLRTMATVTLPLLRPVLIAAFTVVFLSGLRDLNTPLFLGGGSTKSTTMSVLIFQFWSEARIGEAAALTIVLLALTFAVFLSFSRAFGRGY, encoded by the coding sequence ATGGTCGTAGCGACCGGGGTCGCGCCCCTCGTCACCGGCATTGTGGCGCGGCCAAGCCGGAAGATCGGGTTGCTCCTCGTCTATGCGGCGACCATCGCGGCGTTGCTGGTGCTCACCGTGTCTCCGATGGTCTGGCTCCTGATCGGCAGCCTGAAATTGAAAGGCGGCGGCTACGGGCTGGCCAACTATTTTCAGCTGACCGGCACGTTCTCCTCGCTCACCGTGATGATGAACTCGTGGATCTTCGCCCTCGGCGCGGCTGCGGCGGCTACGGTGACGGGCGTTGTGCTTGCCGTGCTGGTGGCGCGCACCGATGTTCCCTTCAAACGCCTCGCCCGTCTCTCGGCGATCCTCGCTTTCGTTTCGCCGCCGTGGTTGACGGCGATGGCCTATGTCTACATCGCCAGTCCCAATACCGGCTTCGCCAACCAGATCCTCGACCGCATCGTAGGCGTGAAGCCCTTCGACGTGCAGTCGATGACGGGGATGATCTTCGTTACCGCGCTCTTCCTCTACGCCTTCGTCTTCCTGACGGTGGAAGCGGCGCTGACCTCGGTCGATGGCAGTTTCGAGGAAGCCGCCCGCGTCGCCGGCGCCCGGCCGTTTATGGTGGTGCGCACCGTCACGCTACCGCTGGTGACGCCGGCGATAGTCTCGTCGGCGGCTTTTTCGATCATCATTTCCTGGGGTCTCTTCGCCGTACCGGCCATCCTCGGCATGCCGGCGCGTATCTATGTCTTTTCGACCCAGCTCTATTTGTACCTCTCCTCCTTCCCGCCGCGCCTCGAACTCGCGGCGGCGATGGGCGTCACCTTCGTGGTGATCGCGATGGCGGTCGGCCTCCTGATATGGGCGGCGCGACGCCGGCGTCGCTATGGCGACAATTTCGCGGTGGTGGTCGGCAAGGGTGCGCGGGCGGCGGCCGTGCCGCTCCGCCGCTGGAGACCGGTAGCCGGCATATTCGTCCTGCTCCTTATGATCCTGTCCGTCGTCGGCCCCTATCTTGTCGTGCTGTGGATGTCGCTCAACACGAATTGGTTCGGCCAGGGCGGGCTGAGCGACCTTTCGCTGGCCAATTTCCGCTACGTGATCTTCGAATATTTCGCTTTCCGGCAGGTCACCGGCAACAGCCTGAAAGTGGCGGCGATGGAGGTCGTCATCGTGCTTCTGGTGGCGACCGCCGTCAGCTATCTCATGCGCCGTACGACGCTGCCCGGTCGGGCGCTGGTGCAGGGAGCGGCGATGTACACGCTGCTCGTGCCCTCGGTCGCCTTCGTGACCGCCGTCATGTGGGCGTGGGTCGGCTCGCCGATCGGGCTCTATGGCGGCCTTGTCCTGATCGCTATGACGCAGGCCGCGCGCACACTGCCGATCGCCACCCGGAATATCGGCGACGGCTTCGGCCAGATCGATCGCGCTCTGGAGGAAGCTGCAAGCGTCTGTGGCGCCGGTCGTCTGCGGACCATGGCGACCGTCACGTTGCCGCTCCTGAGGCCTGTGCTGATAGCCGCCTTCACGGTCGTGTTCCTGTCGGGGCTTCGCGACCTCAACACGCCGCTTTTCCTGGGCGGCGGCTCGACGAAATCCACGACGATGTCGGTCCTCATCTTCCAGTTCTGGTCGGAGGCGCGCATCGGCGAGGCTGCCGCGCTCACGATAGTGCTGCTCGCCCTTACCTTCGCGGTCTTTCTCTCATTCTCGCGCGCCTTCGGCCGCGGATATTGA
- a CDS encoding ABC transporter ATP-binding protein has product MSRVEVSNLVKSFGSVRAVDEVSFVVPEGGITTMLGPSGCGKTTILRCIAGLETASAGDIVIGSRSVSSGGRDIVPVEARNLGMVFQSYAIWPHMTIARNVAYGLRVRRKPREEIERRVRSALALVRLSDYAERYPGQLSGGQMQRVVLARAFAYDPELLLLDEPLANLDAHLREEMRQELKRIQRETGMTMIAVTHDQSEALALSDQIMVMSDGKVLQRGRPDEIFRRPGTAQVARFLGATNVLSARRVDGQLKIDGLGAVPGAADQVGAAIAAQVLFRPSDVSVRPASVAGGWPGEIVFSQYLGREVQYLIRCGGREVTAEVPSQNDVFPEGAAVSLQVAPGALFVYPEAA; this is encoded by the coding sequence GTGTCGCGGGTCGAAGTCAGCAATCTGGTCAAGAGCTTTGGTTCCGTGCGCGCGGTGGACGAGGTTTCCTTCGTCGTGCCGGAAGGCGGGATCACCACGATGCTCGGCCCGTCGGGTTGTGGCAAGACGACGATCCTGCGCTGCATAGCCGGCCTCGAGACGGCAAGCGCGGGGGACATAGTCATCGGGTCGCGGAGCGTCTCGAGCGGCGGCCGCGATATCGTACCGGTCGAGGCGCGCAATCTCGGCATGGTGTTCCAGTCCTATGCGATCTGGCCGCATATGACGATCGCGCGCAATGTCGCCTACGGGCTGAGGGTGCGTCGCAAACCACGCGAGGAGATCGAACGCCGAGTGCGCTCGGCGCTCGCGCTGGTGCGCCTTTCCGACTATGCCGAGCGCTATCCCGGCCAGCTCTCCGGTGGCCAGATGCAGCGCGTCGTCTTGGCCCGCGCCTTCGCCTACGATCCCGAGCTTCTTCTGCTCGACGAGCCGCTCGCCAATCTCGATGCGCATCTGCGCGAAGAGATGCGCCAGGAACTGAAGCGCATCCAGCGCGAGACCGGGATGACCATGATCGCCGTCACCCACGATCAGTCGGAGGCGCTGGCGCTCTCCGACCAGATCATGGTGATGTCCGACGGCAAGGTGCTCCAGCGGGGACGCCCCGACGAGATATTCCGCCGCCCGGGAACGGCGCAGGTCGCCCGTTTCCTCGGCGCCACCAATGTGCTTTCGGCACGCCGCGTCGACGGTCAGCTGAAGATCGACGGGCTCGGCGCCGTGCCTGGAGCGGCCGACCAGGTCGGCGCGGCAATTGCGGCGCAGGTGCTGTTCCGGCCTTCCGACGTGAGCGTCAGACCGGCCAGTGTCGCGGGCGGCTGGCCGGGAGAAATCGTCTTTTCCCAATATCTCGGGCGCGAAGTGCAATATCTGATCCGCTGCGGCGGCCGCGAGGTCACAGCGGAAGTGCCGAGTCAAAACGACGTCTTCCCGGAGGGCGCCGCCGTCTCGCTCCAGGTCGCGCCCGGCGCGCTCTTTGTCTATCCGGAGGCAGCCTGA
- a CDS encoding ABC transporter substrate-binding protein, translated as MISRRTLLYRGLAAGAASLVMPRFVFAASDWDATLAKAGKEGKASYYSSGIAKTEEPLMGKFGSSSGISIDYSRPGGGEIVLRKYEQEIQGGAASADICGLSDYALGLYAREKGYTATPDLPNVAKLSKAFAMTDSGIYPTGGLAMVIVVNNNMIPKGEGPTKYSDLVNPKYKGQILFGAPENAGTSTLFVKGMVEQHGWDFVKALRANEISEMRLQAEAMQAVARGEKPICVVAQAWGFLYQLQGAPTRMVFPEDGSVLARYCLFISNKSANPDAAAVLANYLLSAEYQKALAEQNGFYGSNGDAPPPPGMPAVAELKTYSPNLAELTAKRGEIIDTWRKIMG; from the coding sequence ATGATCAGCAGACGTACTTTGCTTTATCGGGGATTGGCGGCGGGAGCCGCTTCGCTTGTGATGCCGCGCTTCGTATTCGCCGCATCCGACTGGGACGCGACGCTGGCCAAGGCCGGCAAGGAAGGAAAGGCGAGTTACTATTCGAGCGGCATCGCCAAGACGGAAGAGCCGCTCATGGGCAAGTTCGGTTCTTCCTCCGGCATCTCGATCGATTATTCGCGGCCGGGCGGTGGCGAGATCGTGCTGCGCAAATACGAACAGGAGATTCAGGGCGGCGCCGCCTCGGCCGACATATGCGGCCTGAGCGACTACGCGCTCGGGCTTTATGCGCGGGAAAAGGGCTATACGGCCACGCCCGATCTTCCGAATGTCGCCAAATTGAGCAAGGCGTTCGCCATGACGGATTCCGGTATCTACCCCACCGGGGGCCTGGCGATGGTCATCGTCGTCAACAACAACATGATCCCGAAGGGAGAGGGGCCGACCAAATATTCGGACCTCGTCAACCCGAAATACAAGGGCCAGATCCTCTTCGGCGCGCCCGAGAACGCCGGCACCTCGACACTTTTCGTCAAAGGCATGGTCGAGCAGCATGGCTGGGATTTCGTCAAGGCATTGCGCGCCAACGAGATATCGGAGATGCGGCTACAGGCCGAAGCCATGCAGGCGGTGGCGCGCGGCGAGAAGCCGATCTGCGTCGTCGCGCAGGCCTGGGGCTTCCTCTATCAACTGCAGGGCGCGCCGACGCGCATGGTCTTCCCGGAGGATGGATCTGTGCTGGCGCGCTATTGTCTGTTCATCTCCAACAAGTCGGCGAACCCGGATGCCGCCGCTGTTCTGGCCAACTACCTGCTTTCGGCCGAGTACCAGAAGGCGCTCGCCGAGCAGAACGGCTTCTACGGCTCGAACGGCGACGCCCCGCCGCCTCCCGGCATGCCCGCCGTCGCGGAACTGAAGACCTATTCGCCGAACCTCGCTGAACTCACCGCGAAGCGCGGCGAGATCATCGACACCTGGCGCAAGATCATGGGCTGA
- a CDS encoding ABC transporter permease produces the protein MSDSVSSEADLGQATRASGAGSGSVFAARALFLVAFLALWEGAVAWGFADPAFVSSPTSIVKALWKLIADGNLLPNLLTTLIEIMISFVLSVVFGIASALILDRSEWLNRILSPFLTAINSMPRIALGPLFILWFGIGIASKVVLAVSLGYFIMLLSTLGGLKNVDRDLLLMSRLFGASELRLFGDVRLPWALPSIFAGLRLTLIYCSAGAVIGEMIAAQSGLGLLVQSFSGRFDVASVMALILVVAFLVMALTALMDLVERRLLEWSKGSTDVPG, from the coding sequence ATGAGCGATTCCGTCAGCTCGGAAGCAGACCTCGGACAGGCGACCCGCGCATCGGGCGCTGGCTCCGGTTCGGTCTTCGCAGCGCGCGCTCTTTTCCTTGTCGCGTTCCTGGCGCTGTGGGAAGGAGCTGTCGCCTGGGGGTTCGCCGATCCGGCCTTCGTTTCGTCCCCGACAAGCATCGTGAAGGCTCTGTGGAAGCTCATCGCCGACGGCAATCTCCTTCCGAACCTCCTGACGACGCTGATCGAGATCATGATCTCCTTCGTCTTGTCGGTCGTATTCGGGATCGCCTCCGCGCTCATCCTCGACCGCAGCGAATGGCTCAACCGCATCCTCTCCCCCTTCCTTACCGCCATCAACAGCATGCCTCGCATCGCGCTGGGGCCGCTGTTCATCCTCTGGTTCGGCATCGGCATCGCTTCCAAGGTCGTGCTCGCCGTTTCGCTCGGCTACTTCATCATGCTGCTCAGCACGCTCGGCGGCCTGAAGAACGTCGACCGCGACCTTCTCTTGATGTCACGGCTCTTCGGCGCTTCCGAACTCAGGCTGTTCGGCGACGTGCGCCTTCCCTGGGCTCTCCCCAGCATCTTCGCCGGGCTACGCCTGACCCTGATCTATTGCAGCGCCGGCGCGGTAATCGGCGAGATGATCGCCGCCCAGAGCGGGCTCGGCCTGCTGGTGCAATCCTTCAGCGGCCGTTTCGACGTCGCCAGCGTCATGGCGCTCATCCTCGTCGTCGCCTTCCTGGTCATGGCCCTGACTGCATTGATGGATCTCGTCGAGCGGCGCCTGCTCGAATGGAGCAAGGGCAGCACGGACGTTCCCGGATAA
- a CDS encoding ABC transporter ATP-binding protein has translation MLADANRNLPGSDRQSVDITVADLSVNFGQARNALSGVNLDVKQGEFVALIGASGCGKTTLLNVVAGLVPAASGAVLVRNEPPAAGRRDICYILARDALLPWRTVQRNVEYGLEVSGVPRAERERRALAYIEKVGLQNYRDFYPSRLSQGMRQRASLARAFAVARGVYLMDEPFSALDSQTKLMLHDQLLDLWESSGATVVFVTHDIGEAITLADRVVVMSKRGTGVADEIRIDIPRPRSAEALQADSRYHDFYRRTWTSLKASTE, from the coding sequence ATGCTTGCTGACGCAAACAGAAACCTCCCCGGCTCTGATCGGCAATCCGTCGATATCACCGTCGCAGACCTTTCGGTGAATTTCGGCCAGGCCCGCAATGCTCTCTCCGGCGTGAACCTCGACGTGAAGCAAGGCGAGTTCGTCGCGCTGATCGGAGCGAGCGGCTGCGGGAAGACGACGCTGCTCAACGTCGTCGCCGGCCTCGTGCCGGCGGCAAGTGGAGCGGTGCTGGTCAGGAACGAACCGCCCGCAGCGGGCCGGCGTGACATCTGCTACATCCTGGCGCGAGACGCGCTGCTGCCCTGGCGCACCGTCCAGCGGAACGTCGAATACGGACTCGAGGTCTCGGGCGTTCCCCGCGCCGAACGCGAGAGAAGAGCGCTCGCCTATATCGAGAAGGTCGGCCTCCAGAACTACCGGGACTTCTATCCCTCGAGGCTTTCGCAGGGCATGAGGCAGCGCGCCTCGCTTGCCCGCGCCTTCGCCGTTGCCCGCGGCGTCTATCTGATGGACGAGCCGTTCAGCGCGCTTGATTCCCAGACCAAGCTCATGCTTCACGACCAGTTGCTCGACCTCTGGGAAAGCAGCGGCGCGACCGTGGTCTTCGTGACGCATGACATCGGCGAAGCCATCACTCTGGCCGACCGGGTGGTGGTGATGTCAAAGCGGGGGACAGGCGTGGCCGACGAGATCCGCATCGATATTCCGCGACCACGATCGGCAGAGGCCCTGCAGGCGGATTCTCGCTACCACGATTTCTATCGCAGGACATGGACCTCTCTGAAGGCGAGCACAGAATGA
- a CDS encoding ABC transporter substrate-binding protein, with translation MKRLTEIMKGRVAAGALAAGLSAAFAFSTAAVAQAADALNATVGYYPGALISLPALVAKDQKFFEKDGLKVELVPITTGPAMTSAVASGSVTFVNNSWDNLVVAVDKGLPVRGVAGSTAKVPFALIARKGLDLPHLKDGYPAVLKDLVGKKWGVLALGVSVQYLEQKILTDAGYKENDVTFLAVGLPNTARPALQRGTVDTYLSIEPLPSIFEAKGEGKVVVNLAADEGPEMFHNLGYNGWWASTTTIKGKPEVVSRFVKAMEDSYCWYSDPANFDQVVAIMQQYAPVPELSADQYKAMVKRLMPTYGPAIDSRTIDTWAQLVVEQGQVAKPKTRAEVIDPVAPETFSCAK, from the coding sequence ATGAAGAGGCTAACGGAAATAATGAAGGGACGGGTCGCTGCCGGCGCGCTGGCCGCCGGCCTGTCGGCCGCATTCGCGTTTTCCACGGCAGCCGTGGCGCAAGCCGCCGACGCTTTGAATGCGACGGTCGGCTATTATCCGGGTGCGCTCATTTCGCTGCCGGCGCTGGTCGCCAAGGACCAGAAATTCTTCGAGAAGGATGGCCTCAAGGTCGAGCTGGTGCCGATCACTACCGGCCCCGCCATGACCTCGGCCGTCGCCAGCGGCAGCGTGACCTTCGTCAACAATTCCTGGGACAATCTTGTCGTCGCCGTCGACAAGGGCCTGCCGGTCCGCGGCGTCGCCGGCTCGACGGCGAAGGTCCCGTTTGCGCTGATCGCCCGCAAGGGCCTCGACCTGCCGCATTTGAAGGATGGCTATCCGGCAGTGCTGAAGGATCTCGTCGGCAAGAAATGGGGCGTGCTGGCGCTCGGCGTCTCCGTCCAGTACCTCGAACAGAAGATCCTGACCGATGCCGGATACAAGGAGAACGACGTCACCTTCCTGGCCGTCGGCCTGCCGAACACGGCGCGGCCCGCCCTGCAGCGCGGCACCGTCGACACCTATCTCAGCATCGAGCCTCTGCCTTCGATCTTCGAGGCAAAGGGAGAAGGCAAGGTCGTCGTGAACCTCGCCGCCGACGAAGGCCCCGAGATGTTCCACAATCTCGGCTACAATGGCTGGTGGGCTTCCACCACCACGATCAAGGGTAAGCCTGAAGTCGTCTCGCGATTCGTCAAGGCGATGGAGGATTCCTATTGCTGGTACAGCGATCCCGCCAATTTCGACCAGGTGGTAGCCATCATGCAGCAATATGCGCCGGTTCCCGAGCTTTCCGCCGATCAATACAAGGCGATGGTGAAACGTCTCATGCCGACCTATGGCCCGGCGATCGACAGCCGGACGATCGACACCTGGGCGCAGCTCGTCGTCGAACAGGGACAGGTCGCCAAGCCGAAGACGCGCGCCGAGGTGATCGACCCGGTCGCGCCCGAAACCTTCTCCTGCGCCAAATGA
- a CDS encoding SMP-30/gluconolactonase/LRE family protein — MQPDVVCISPVRNELGESLYWDIGAEVLYWIDAWKAVVHAYEPATGDMRQTDFAAALGGRPIGSIARREGGGMISGVRGGFYQLDLETGEARLIAEAETDRPAANRLNDGKCDRAGRFWCASINTDHHTASAALWRLDAGSEPLLMENGLIGGNGIAWSPDDRSMYLADTLAGVVWKYDFDAASGLIANRRPFISVGAAEGAPDGATVDANGCYWTALFRGGAVAQFDPDGRLMRRVGLPVSNPTMCAFGGPDLDILYITSATRFLDETQLGAQPLSGRVLAIRGLGVRGLPEPKFDP; from the coding sequence ATGCAACCGGATGTCGTTTGCATCTCCCCCGTGCGGAACGAACTCGGCGAGTCCCTCTATTGGGATATTGGGGCGGAAGTCCTGTATTGGATCGACGCATGGAAGGCGGTTGTCCATGCCTACGAGCCGGCAACCGGTGATATGCGGCAAACGGATTTCGCCGCTGCGCTTGGCGGCCGTCCGATCGGCTCGATCGCCCGCCGCGAGGGCGGCGGAATGATCAGCGGTGTGAGGGGCGGCTTCTACCAGCTGGATCTGGAGACAGGCGAAGCGCGCCTCATCGCCGAGGCGGAAACCGACCGACCCGCCGCCAACAGGTTGAACGACGGCAAGTGCGATCGCGCCGGCCGCTTCTGGTGTGCATCGATAAACACCGATCACCATACCGCGTCGGCAGCGCTGTGGCGCCTCGATGCCGGCAGCGAACCGCTTCTGATGGAGAACGGGCTGATCGGCGGAAACGGCATCGCATGGAGCCCGGACGACCGGTCGATGTATCTTGCCGACACGCTTGCCGGGGTGGTCTGGAAATACGATTTCGACGCCGCGAGCGGCTTGATCGCCAACCGGCGCCCGTTCATTTCGGTCGGCGCCGCCGAGGGCGCTCCGGACGGCGCGACCGTCGATGCGAATGGCTGCTACTGGACAGCGCTCTTTCGCGGCGGCGCCGTAGCGCAGTTCGATCCCGACGGCAGGCTCATGCGTCGCGTCGGTTTGCCGGTATCCAACCCGACCATGTGCGCCTTCGGCGGCCCGGACCTCGACATCCTCTACATCACGTCCGCGACACGCTTTCTCGATGAAACCCAACTTGGCGCGCAACCGCTGTCCGGCCGTGTTCTCGCCATACGCGGACTCGGCGTTCGCGGCCTGCCCGAACCGAAGTTCGACCCATGA
- a CDS encoding MarR family winged helix-turn-helix transcriptional regulator produces the protein MKKHASVINLLSSRVLTLSNTLGLYASRRYRDEFGLTLPEWRVLSIIASGEPTTAREISRLLATDKGWVGLSAESLRRRGYVSGSPDERDGRRILLTLTEEGRKKHDEILAVSQWRQRRLLATLPDGAADTLIECLDRLQAEADKMLEETESPRKAPAATISQRSSDR, from the coding sequence ATGAAGAAACACGCGTCTGTCATCAATCTCCTGTCGTCCCGCGTGCTGACGCTGTCGAATACGCTCGGCCTCTACGCCAGCCGCCGTTATCGGGACGAGTTCGGGCTGACGCTTCCGGAATGGCGCGTCCTATCGATCATCGCCTCGGGTGAGCCGACGACGGCGCGGGAGATCAGCCGCTTGCTCGCCACCGACAAGGGATGGGTCGGCCTCTCGGCAGAAAGTCTGAGGCGAAGAGGCTATGTTTCCGGATCCCCCGACGAGCGGGACGGGCGCCGTATCCTTCTCACGCTCACGGAGGAGGGGCGCAAGAAGCACGACGAGATCCTTGCCGTGTCGCAATGGCGCCAGCGCAGGTTGCTGGCGACCCTTCCGGACGGCGCGGCCGATACGCTGATCGAATGCCTCGACCGGCTTCAGGCCGAAGCGGACAAGATGCTGGAAGAAACCGAATCGCCGCGAAAGGCTCCGGCCGCAACGATCAGCCAACGATCATCTGATAGGTGA
- a CDS encoding LacI family DNA-binding transcriptional regulator, with amino-acid sequence MGKPTIIELARAAGVSPTTVSHAFSGHRHVEPETKERILALAARMGYHANPRAQRLRTGGASTIALASSMPFAVAAGPSKLGFLMEIAASAAMTALTRNLALCLVPPLQPDSDLGAIEVDGAIVVEPVGDDPIISFFRNRGTPIVSIGRVPGHPDIPFVDMQSQATARVMLEHLWQPGSRIGLITGEQRRNSYLETEAAYETFARQCGFTPFSAWINEIGGEEAAYEVALDLLGRHQDIDAICVPIDAFATGVLAAAQSLGRAIPTDLRVATRYDGMRARLATPSLTAVDLHLDQVAEAAVELLIATMEHRVPSRAAISPPGLVVRNSS; translated from the coding sequence ATGGGAAAGCCGACGATCATAGAACTGGCCAGGGCCGCGGGCGTTTCGCCGACGACGGTGTCGCATGCCTTCAGTGGGCACAGGCATGTCGAACCCGAAACGAAGGAGCGTATCCTCGCCCTGGCTGCCCGGATGGGCTATCACGCCAATCCGCGCGCGCAACGGTTACGAACCGGCGGAGCCAGCACCATCGCTCTGGCATCGTCGATGCCGTTTGCCGTGGCTGCGGGGCCGTCGAAGCTGGGTTTCCTGATGGAGATCGCGGCGTCCGCGGCTATGACGGCGTTGACGCGCAATCTGGCGCTCTGCCTGGTCCCGCCATTGCAGCCGGATTCCGATCTTGGCGCCATCGAGGTCGACGGCGCGATTGTCGTCGAGCCCGTCGGCGATGATCCGATCATTTCATTTTTCCGGAACCGGGGGACGCCGATCGTTTCCATCGGACGCGTACCGGGGCACCCAGATATCCCCTTCGTAGACATGCAAAGCCAAGCCACTGCGCGCGTCATGCTCGAGCATCTCTGGCAGCCTGGCAGCCGCATCGGCCTGATTACCGGCGAGCAGCGCCGCAATTCCTACCTGGAGACGGAAGCGGCGTATGAAACCTTCGCGCGACAATGCGGCTTCACTCCTTTTTCCGCCTGGATCAACGAAATCGGCGGCGAGGAGGCCGCATACGAGGTCGCCCTGGATTTGTTGGGCCGCCATCAGGATATCGATGCGATCTGCGTGCCTATCGACGCCTTTGCGACGGGCGTTCTGGCCGCCGCGCAATCCCTTGGCAGGGCCATACCCACCGACCTGCGAGTAGCGACGCGTTACGACGGCATGCGTGCCAGGCTGGCGACGCCCAGCCTGACCGCGGTCGACCTGCATCTCGACCAGGTTGCGGAAGCGGCGGTAGAGCTTCTGATCGCGACGATGGAGCATCGAGTTCCCTCCAGGGCGGCAATATCGCCCCCGGGGCTGGTTGTCCGAAATTCGTCCTGA
- a CDS encoding uracil-xanthine permease family protein: MNGIVDETVDPTDQILPARSLALFGLQHVLVMAAAPITAVFLVSKALDLSDALAVSLISATFLVCGLGTILQSFGPGGFGARLPFIMVPGGAPIAIFLAIAQQTDIQTAVGAVILTAVFYFIALPVFRRLLKFFPPIVVGTMLLLVSVNLVKIYGGTITGKAGTPGFADPVNIGLALLTIALTVIFARVFTGMLQRLSVMLGLVAGAIIAFALGHMDVSGVLAGPVVAVPHLFPFGMPTFNLVAAIPLIVFSIISMAEATGQTIATVEIVGKPGDARAIVPSTIRGDALVSLVGGLFGTSLIITSGENIGIVRATNVKSRYVTAVAGAILVLIALFAPVGRLAASLPGPVVCGTAVVVFSIIGVIGIDLLRRVDLREHGPMVTLAAALSMGLLPILVPGVYSQFPHWAQMVLGNGLAAGTITAVIVNAAFLFGGLHEAGSSSHAEATGAEG, from the coding sequence ATGAATGGCATCGTTGATGAGACGGTCGATCCGACCGATCAAATCCTGCCGGCGCGCAGCCTGGCATTGTTTGGTCTACAGCATGTTCTGGTGATGGCCGCCGCGCCCATAACGGCGGTTTTTCTGGTCAGCAAGGCGCTCGATTTGAGCGACGCGCTGGCCGTCTCGTTGATCAGCGCGACGTTTCTGGTCTGCGGCCTGGGTACGATCCTGCAGAGCTTCGGCCCCGGCGGATTCGGCGCACGCCTGCCTTTCATCATGGTTCCGGGCGGGGCGCCGATCGCCATATTCCTGGCCATCGCCCAGCAGACGGACATCCAGACCGCTGTTGGCGCCGTCATATTGACGGCGGTGTTCTATTTCATCGCACTGCCGGTATTTCGCCGCCTGCTCAAATTTTTTCCCCCGATCGTCGTCGGGACGATGCTGCTGCTGGTCTCGGTCAATCTGGTCAAGATCTATGGCGGAACGATCACCGGTAAGGCGGGTACACCCGGTTTTGCCGATCCCGTCAATATCGGACTCGCGTTGCTGACCATTGCGTTGACGGTGATCTTCGCGCGCGTCTTTACGGGTATGCTGCAGCGATTGTCGGTGATGCTCGGACTGGTTGCGGGTGCTATTATCGCGTTTGCCCTGGGACATATGGATGTTTCGGGCGTGCTCGCCGGTCCGGTCGTCGCCGTCCCGCACCTGTTTCCGTTCGGCATGCCGACCTTCAACCTTGTAGCGGCGATCCCGCTGATCGTCTTTTCCATCATCTCGATGGCCGAGGCGACCGGTCAAACCATCGCAACGGTCGAGATCGTCGGAAAACCGGGCGACGCACGCGCCATCGTACCGTCGACCATCCGTGGAGATGCGCTTGTATCGCTGGTCGGTGGTCTGTTCGGCACCTCGCTCATCATCACAAGCGGCGAAAACATCGGCATCGTGCGCGCCACCAATGTCAAATCGCGCTATGTGACGGCCGTGGCCGGCGCCATCCTCGTGCTGATTGCATTGTTCGCACCAGTCGGCCGGTTGGCTGCGTCGCTGCCAGGCCCTGTCGTCTGCGGAACCGCGGTCGTCGTCTTCTCCATCATCGGCGTCATCGGCATCGACCTTCTGCGGCGTGTCGATCTGCGCGAGCATGGCCCGATGGTCACGCTCGCCGCGGCCTTGTCGATGGGTCTGCTGCCGATCCTCGTTCCCGGTGTCTACAGCCAATTTCCACACTGGGCGCAGATGGTGCTGGGCAATGGCCTGGCAGCTGGCACGATCACGGCCGTCATCGTCAACGCTGCGTTCCTGTTCGGCGGTCTGCACGAAGCCGGCTCGAGCAGCCACGCTGAAGCGACCGGGGCGGAAGGATGA